In Ruminococcaceae bacterium BL-6, a genomic segment contains:
- the lpdC gene encoding Gallate decarboxylase, which translates to MSEKNEVCDLRSALELLKSVPGQYVETDIEVDPHAEISGVYRHVGAGGTVMRPTKEGPAMVFNHIRGFDGARVVIGLVGSRKRVGLLLDTDPRTLGFYLGKAVRNPVAPVVVDNKNAKCQEVVHYASDPGFDLRKLLPAPTNTEEDAGPYITMGMCYATDPENGDHDITIHRLCLQSKDELSMWITPGARHLGAFFEKAEALGKPLPISVSIGVDPAIEIGAGFEAPTTPIGYDELQVAGALRNRPVELTKCLTIPENCIANAEYVIEGELIPHKRVEEDQNTHTGKAMPEFPGYTGVAQKIPVIKVKAVTHRTNPIMQCCIGPSGEHVSMAGLPTEASIISMIERAMPGRLLNVYAAPCGCGKFVAIIQFKKSSPSDEGRQRQAALLAFSAFSELKHVFLVDEDVDPFDMSDVMWAMTTRFQGNEDAVFIPGVRCHPLDPSSDPDYSASIRDHGIACKAIFDCTVPFNQKNKFQRAKFMDIDPKKWAEFLTEE; encoded by the coding sequence ATGTCAGAAAAAAATGAAGTCTGCGATCTGCGTTCGGCGCTGGAACTGCTGAAGAGCGTTCCCGGACAATATGTCGAAACGGATATCGAGGTGGACCCCCATGCGGAAATATCGGGCGTTTACCGCCATGTGGGCGCGGGAGGGACCGTGATGAGGCCGACCAAGGAAGGGCCCGCCATGGTCTTCAATCACATCAGGGGATTCGACGGCGCAAGAGTGGTCATCGGCCTGGTGGGCAGCAGAAAGCGCGTGGGGCTGCTTCTGGACACGGACCCGAGAACGCTCGGATTCTATCTGGGAAAAGCGGTCAGAAACCCCGTTGCTCCGGTCGTCGTCGACAACAAGAATGCAAAGTGCCAGGAGGTCGTCCACTATGCGAGCGACCCGGGCTTTGACCTCAGGAAGCTGCTCCCGGCGCCGACCAACACGGAGGAGGATGCCGGCCCTTACATCACCATGGGCATGTGCTACGCCACCGACCCGGAGAACGGGGATCACGACATCACGATCCACCGCCTCTGCCTGCAGTCCAAAGACGAGCTGAGCATGTGGATCACCCCCGGCGCGCGCCATCTGGGCGCTTTCTTTGAAAAGGCGGAAGCGCTGGGGAAGCCCCTGCCGATTTCCGTCAGCATCGGGGTCGACCCGGCGATTGAAATCGGGGCGGGCTTCGAGGCGCCGACCACCCCGATCGGCTACGACGAGCTTCAGGTCGCGGGCGCGCTGCGCAATCGGCCGGTCGAGCTGACGAAATGCCTGACCATCCCCGAAAACTGCATCGCAAACGCCGAATATGTCATCGAAGGCGAGCTGATCCCCCATAAAAGGGTGGAGGAAGACCAGAACACCCACACCGGAAAGGCCATGCCGGAGTTCCCGGGCTACACCGGGGTTGCGCAGAAGATCCCCGTCATCAAGGTAAAGGCGGTCACGCACCGCACGAACCCGATCATGCAGTGCTGCATCGGGCCCAGCGGGGAGCACGTCTCCATGGCCGGCCTTCCGACGGAGGCCAGCATCATTTCGATGATCGAGCGGGCGATGCCGGGCAGGCTCCTGAACGTCTACGCCGCTCCCTGCGGGTGCGGAAAATTCGTCGCGATCATCCAGTTCAAAAAGAGCTCCCCGAGCGACGAAGGGCGCCAGAGGCAGGCGGCTCTGCTTGCTTTTTCCGCCTTCAGCGAACTGAAGCATGTGTTCCTGGTCGACGAGGATGTCGATCCATTCGATATGAGCGACGTCATGTGGGCAATGACCACCCGGTTCCAGGGGAACGAGGACGCGGTCTTCATCCCCGGCGTCCGGTGCCATCCGCTCGATCCTTCCAGCGACCCGGACTATTCGGCGAGCATCCGCGACCACGGCATCGCGTGCAAGGCAATTTTCGACTGCACCGTTCCGTTCAACCAGAAAAACAAGTTCCAGCGGGCGAAATTCATGGACATCGATCCGAAAAAATGGGCCGAGTTCTTAACTGAGGAGTGA